Proteins from a genomic interval of Sphingobacterium lactis:
- a CDS encoding response regulator — MDPIKVAIIDDNILCRQLLMLQLAAIETIEIEVVFQTDTLVGIHDRLSTDTKIDLFLLDIMMPEIDGIAGIGILKEMFPRIPIFMVSDVQDLAVIQQCIVAGAQAFIPKGSSVSQLMRTLIGILMNKEHHICPKLTKSIYQGIHAQSALHIDLSVDELELVDQVFQGKSLEVISEILERPFCYVQSMILEVLRKMKLPTNACYLAG; from the coding sequence ATGGATCCAATTAAAGTTGCCATTATTGATGACAATATCTTATGTCGTCAACTCTTGATGTTACAATTGGCTGCAATTGAAACAATAGAAATTGAGGTTGTTTTTCAGACCGATACCCTGGTTGGTATCCATGATCGCCTAAGTACCGATACCAAAATTGATCTCTTTCTGTTGGATATCATGATGCCCGAAATCGATGGTATCGCAGGAATTGGGATCTTAAAGGAGATGTTTCCCCGCATTCCGATATTCATGGTTTCCGATGTACAGGACCTGGCTGTCATCCAGCAATGTATCGTAGCCGGTGCACAGGCCTTTATTCCAAAAGGTTCATCCGTATCCCAATTGATGCGAACGCTGATCGGTATCCTGATGAATAAAGAACACCACATCTGTCCCAAGCTTACCAAATCTATATATCAAGGGATCCATGCGCAAAGTGCCCTGCATATCGATCTGTCGGTAGATGAATTGGAATTGGTGGATCAGGTCTTTCAGGGGAAAAGCTTGGAGGTAATCAGTGAAATTCTGGAAAGACCGTTTTGCTATGTGCAATCGATGATCCTGGAGGTGCTACGGAAAATGAAACTGCCGACAAATGCCTGCTACCTTGCGGGATAA